In the genome of Streptomyces sp. SAI-127, the window TGCGAGGGCGTCCGTTACCTGTGCACGGGCGACGAGCTTGCCGGGGGCGGGCACCGCGTCCTCCAGGTCGAGGATCGCCGCGTCGGCGCCCGCCGCCCGGGCCTTGGGCAGCCAGCCGGTTCTGTTGCCGGGGACGAAGAGCAGGGAGCGCAGCGGAGGCCGGTCGACCGCTGCCGCGTCCGCCTCGGCAAGCCGCTCCGAGGACGCCTCAGATGACATCGCTCTTCTCCAGGTCGGCCAGCTCGTCCGCACTGAGTCCGAGCCACTGCCCGTAGACGAGGTGGTTGTCCTGCCCGAGGGCGGGCCCCGTCCGCCAGACCCGGCCGGGCCGCTGCCGGAAGTGCGGGATCACCGCCTGCATACGCACCGGACCGAGGTCGGGGTCGTCGACGGTGACGATGTCCTCGCGTTCGGCGTACACGGGGTCGGCGGCGATGTCGGCGGCGTCGAACACCCGTGAGGCCACGACTTCGGCACGGGCGAACTCCTCCAGGCACTGGCCGGTGCCGCGCTCCGCCACCCAGTTCCGCAGGCCCTCGTCCAACTCTTCGCGCCGGGCGTGCTGTTGCCGCGCTGTGGCGAACTCCTCCTCGGGGAGTCCCAGCAGGCAGGCGATGTTGCGGACCGAGCGCAGCGTCGCGGAGGTCACCGTGATCCACTCGCCGTCGCGGGAGCGGTAGGTGTTGATCACGGCCGCCGGGGCGACCGCCAGCTGGTTGCCGGAACGTTCGGGAACGCGGCCCAACTGGTCGTGGACGATGACCTGCCACTCGACGAGACGGAACAGGGACTCGAAGAGGGCGAGATCGATCCACTCGCCGTCGAAGCCGGGATCGTGGTCACGGCGGTGCAGGGCGGCGAGGACGGCGTAGGCGCCCATCAGGCCGGTCACGGCATCACCGTGGGAGAAGCCGGTGTGGACGGGCGGGCCGTCGGGAAACCCGGTCAGGTGGACGACTCCGCTGCGCGCCTCCCCCATCTTGCCGAAGCCGGGGGCGTCCGCCTGCGACGAGGTGGCGCCGAATCCGGAGATCTGCAGGAGTACGGCCCGGGGGTTGATCCGGTGCACGGAGTCCCAGTCGAGTCCCCAGTCGCGCAGGCGTCCGGCGCGCAGGGTGACGATGACGACGTCCGCCCAGGCGACGAGTCGGCGGGCCACGGCCCGGCCGGCCTCGCGGTGCAGGTCGAGGGTGACCGAGCGCTTGTTGCGGCCGGCGACCTTGAACCACAGCGGGACACCGTCACGTTGGGGCCCCATGGCGCGGGCCGCGTCTCCGACGCCGGGGGGCTCCACGTGTACGACGTCGGCCCCTTGGTCGGCGAGCATCGAACCCGCCAGCGGCCCGGCCACCACATGGGCGAACTCGACCACTTTCAGTCCGCGCAACTGCCCGCGTCCGCTGGTGCTCTGCTCGTCCTCCGACACCGGTGTGCTCCCTCGCCCTGCTGTTCGGGTCTTCAGACTGCAGGAGCGGAGAAATGCTTGTCGAGCAACAGAAGACCATCAATCAATGCGAAGAACGCATGAATCGCCGAACGACCGGGGCCTTCACGCCCACGAAACGCCGGGCGGGAGAGGGCGGTCCTGGAGACGGAACTCTTCAAGCGTCTCCAGGAACCGCTGCGTCACGACCGGGAGCGTTCGACGGGCGCGCAGCGCGATGTCCAGCCGCCGGTCCACGACGGGGTCCACCAGAGGACGGCAGACGATGCGTCCGGAGCCCATCAGCGGGAGCACGAGGGCGGGCATCGCCGACACTCCGAGGCCGGCGGTCACCAGTCCGCCCACGGTCGCGATACTGCCCGCCTCGGCCGCCGGTGCCGCGTGCGCGTCGATCTGGGCGAACGCCGCATCGGTGAGCCGGCGCACGCTCGAGTCGCGCCCGACGGCCAGGAACGGCTGACGGGCCAGGTCGTCCCAGGCGACTTCGTGGCGCTCGGCGAGCGGGTGGCCTTCCGGCAGCACCGCGACGAAGCGGTCCCTGACCAGGGGGCGGTGCTCCAACTGCTCGGGCGGGTCCCCGACGGTGGTGATCGCGAAATCGGCGTCACCGGACAGGACCCGGTCCAGTACCAGCCGCTCCAGCCCGTCGAGGAGGCGTACCGCCACCTGCGGCCGCCGCTCACGGAAGTCGGAGATCACCTGCGGCAGGAGCACCGCGGCGACCGACGGGAGGGTGGCCACGGCGACCGTTCCCGACTCGCCGAGCAGGAATCGCCTGAGTTCCTTCATGCCCGCACGGTGAGCGGTGACGATCTGCTCGGCGATACGCAGGGCCTCGACGCCCGCGGCGGTCAACTGCACATTGCGGGTGTCCCGTTCGAGGAGTT includes:
- a CDS encoding CoA transferase; this encodes MSEDEQSTSGRGQLRGLKVVEFAHVVAGPLAGSMLADQGADVVHVEPPGVGDAARAMGPQRDGVPLWFKVAGRNKRSVTLDLHREAGRAVARRLVAWADVVIVTLRAGRLRDWGLDWDSVHRINPRAVLLQISGFGATSSQADAPGFGKMGEARSGVVHLTGFPDGPPVHTGFSHGDAVTGLMGAYAVLAALHRRDHDPGFDGEWIDLALFESLFRLVEWQVIVHDQLGRVPERSGNQLAVAPAAVINTYRSRDGEWITVTSATLRSVRNIACLLGLPEEEFATARQQHARREELDEGLRNWVAERGTGQCLEEFARAEVVASRVFDAADIAADPVYAEREDIVTVDDPDLGPVRMQAVIPHFRQRPGRVWRTGPALGQDNHLVYGQWLGLSADELADLEKSDVI
- a CDS encoding LysR family transcriptional regulator; translated protein: MEATTLRQLTAYTAVARAASFTAAAAEMHVSQSSLSRAVADLERQLGVQLLERDTRNVQLTAAGVEALRIAEQIVTAHRAGMKELRRFLLGESGTVAVATLPSVAAVLLPQVISDFRERRPQVAVRLLDGLERLVLDRVLSGDADFAITTVGDPPEQLEHRPLVRDRFVAVLPEGHPLAERHEVAWDDLARQPFLAVGRDSSVRRLTDAAFAQIDAHAAPAAEAGSIATVGGLVTAGLGVSAMPALVLPLMGSGRIVCRPLVDPVVDRRLDIALRARRTLPVVTQRFLETLEEFRLQDRPLPPGVSWA